From the Prunus dulcis chromosome 4, ALMONDv2, whole genome shotgun sequence genome, one window contains:
- the LOC117624353 gene encoding GDP-L-galactose phosphorylase 2-like: MMLRIKRVPTVVSNYQKDEAEEGARRVGGCGRNCLNQCCIPGAKLPLYAFKKLNKIDGDKELPGCEKREPPVDFLDSLLLGEWEDRMQRGLFRYDVTACETKVIPGQFGFIAQLNEGRHLKKRPTEFRVDKVLQPFDGNKFNFTKVGQEEVLFQFEASEDGEVQFIPSAPIEPENSPSVVAINVSPIEYGHVLLIPRILEHLPQRIDRESFLLALHMAAEAGNPYFRLGYNSLGAFATINHLHFQAYYLAVTFPIEKAPSKKITVSGAGVKVSELLNYPVRGLVFEGGNTLQDLSNTVSDACICLQENNIPYNVLISDCGKRIFLLPQCYAEKQALGEVRAELLDTQVNPAVWEISGHMVLKRKKDYEEASDENAWKLLAEVSLSEERFQEVNALIFEAIASDDNGNANLLEDPEVKPHSREEVDTINTSSHAAMVTGTQQCLVLQ; this comes from the exons atgatgTTAAGGATCAAGAGGGTTCCTACTGTAGTTTCGAATTACCAGAAAGATGAGGCGGAAGAGGGTGCTCGCCGCGTTGGGGGTTGTGGCCGCAACTGTCTTAATCAATGTTGCATTCCAG GGGCAAAGCTTCCGTTGTATGCTTTCAAGAAGCTGAACAAGATTGATGGTGACAAGGAGTTGCCCGGATGTGAGAAAAGAGAGCCTCCCGTTGACTTTCTTGACTCACTGCTTCTTGGGGAG TGGGAAGATCGCATGCAGAGAGGGCTGTTTCGTTATGACGTCACTGCCTGTGAAACAAAG GTGATCCCGGGGCAGTTTGGTTTCATAGCCCAGCTGAATGAGGGTCGCCACTTGAAGAAGAGACCAACTGAGTTCCGAGTTGATAAGGTCCTCCAGCCCTTTGATGGCAACAAGTTTAACTTCACCAAAGTTGGGCAAGAGGAGGTCCTCTTCCAGTTCGAAGCAAGCGAAGATGGTGAAGTTCAGTTTATCCCTAGTGCGCCCATTGAGCCTGAAAATTCGCCCAGTGTTGTTGCCATCAAT GTCAGTCCAATTGAATATGGACATGTGCTGTTGATTCCTCGTATTCTGGAGCACTTGCCACAAAGGATTGACCGTGAAAGCTTCTTGCTTGCACTTCACATGGCCGCAGAAGCAGGGAATCCCTACTTTCGATTGGGTTACAACAGCTTGGGTGCATTTGCTACCATCAATCACCTTCACTTCCAG GCTTACTACTTGGCTGTAACCTTTCCCATTGAGAAGGCTCCTAGCAAGAAAATCACTGTTTCAGGTGCTGGGGTGAAGGTCTCTGAGCTTCTGAACTATCCCGTCAGAGGTCTTGTCTTCGAGGGTGGAAATACTCTGCAAGATTTGTCAAACACTGTCTCTGATGCATGCATATGCCTTCAAGAGAACAATATACCTTACAATGTCCTTATCTCCGACTGTGGAAAGCGGATCTTTCTCCTGCCACAG TGTTATGCTGAGAAACAAGCTCTTGGGGAAGTGAGAGCAGAGCTCCTGGATACTCAGGTGAATCCAGCTGTGTGGGAAATTAGTGGGCATATGGTGTTAAAGAGGAAAAAGGACTATGAAGAGGCGTCTGATGAAAATGCCTGGAAGCTCCTTGCAGAGGTCTCCCTTTCAGAAGAGAGGTTCCAAGAAGTGAATGCTCTTATTTTTGAGGCCATTGCTTCTGATGATAATGGGAATGCAAATTTACTCGAGGATCCGGAAGTTAAGCCTCATTCTCGTGAAGAAGTCGACACCATTAACACAAGCTCCCATGCTGCTATGGTGACTGGGACACAACAATGCCTTGTTCTGCAGTAA
- the LOC117626771 gene encoding uncharacterized protein LOC117626771 — protein MKKGLHPQMQWISYVTQSGRLMHVMMTKIHHVGKVYHLKAKRQMTENLGQVAKFRQRYEKTAAPKEEP, from the coding sequence ATGAAGAAAGGGTTGCACCCTCAGATGCAATGGATATCTTATGTGACCCAGAGTGGCAGATTGATGCACGTTATGATGACCAAAATCCACCATGTTGGTAAGGTCTACCACTTGAAGGCGAAACGGCAAATGACAGAGAACCTCGGGCAGGTTGCCAAGTTCAGGCAACGTTACGAGAAGACTGCTGCCCCGAAAGAGGAACCTTGA
- the LOC117626775 gene encoding RNA-binding protein 48: MPRYKDEPTAIRVYTVCDESRYLIVRNVPALGCSAELLKLFASYGEVEDCKPMDEEDCEPFTDVYWIKFRLVSNARFAKRKLDEYVFLGNRLKVSYAPEFESLAETKDKLEGRTREVLGRLNPGRSKGSTANKSPALTDSSFGAIPSHPNCIPQLVNSSRRDSGESQLTSHVNNPPLSRISSDKEYFASQSMNQTVQMVREKLNKIQSSSEYLQDGHASKKPRVDNRRRI; this comes from the exons ATGCCTCGATACAAGGATGAACCTACTGCAATTCGCGTTTACACAGTCTGCGACGAATCAAG GTATTTGATTGTGAGGAATGTTCCAGCTTTGGGATGCAGTGCTGAGCTGTTAAAATTGTTTGCGTCCTACGGAGAAGTAGAAGA TTGTAAACCAATGGATGAAGAAGATTGTGAGCCATTCACTGATGTTTATTGGATAAAGTTTCGTCTGGTCAGCAATGCCAG GTTTGCAAAGAGGAAATTGGATGAGTATGTTTTCCTAGGGAATCGACTTAAGGTTTCATATGCTCCTGAATTTGAGAGCCTTGCCGAAACAAAGGACAAGCTGGAAGGCAGGACAAGAGAAGTTCTAGGGCGATTGAACC CTGGAAGATCTAAGGGGTCTACAGCTAATAAATCACCTGCGTTGACTGACTCTTCTTTTGGTGCAATTCCTTCTCATCCTAACTGCATTCCCCAACTTGTAAACTCTAGTCGGAG GGACTCCGGAGAATCACAACTTACTTCGCATGTTAACAATCCTCCTCTTTCAAGGATTTCCTCTGACAAG GAGTATTTTGCTTCCCAATCAATGAATCAGACCGTCCAGATGGTGAGGGAGAAGCTCAATAAG ATTCAATCAAGTAGTGAGTACCTGCAAGATGGACATGCATCCAAGAAACCGCGGGTGGACAATAGGAGGAGAATCTGA
- the LOC117626772 gene encoding adenylyltransferase and sulfurtransferase MOCS3: MDPDCGEASRILLQLETLKSTKTEIERQISALEAQLQEINLQHPNATVPNGSCPPVIPSVDSGYGHDLSPQMIYRYSRHLLLPAFGVQGQSKLLKSSVLVVGAGGLGSPALLYLAACGVGRLGIVDHDVVELNNMHRQIIHTEGFIGQPKVRSAATACRSINSTIQVVEYQEPLRTSNALEILSKYDIIVDATDNAPSRYMISDCCVVLGKPLVSGAAVGLEGQLTVFNYNDGPCYRCLFPTPPPATACQRCSDSGVLGVVPGVIGCLQALEAIKIASEIGEALSERMLLFDALSGRIRIVKIRGRSLQCVACGENAPFSKQQFQEFDYEKFTQSPLTPLPLKLKLLQADSRINTKEYKEKLVSGEAHVLIDVRPEHHFKIVSLPNSLNIPLPSLESRLPEISSALKEKEEHQGTDSGSGGRLYVICRRGNDSQRAVQFLHKMGFTSARDIIGGLEGWAHDVDPNVPTY, encoded by the exons ATGGATCCCGACTGTGGAGAAGCTTCTAGGATTCTTCTCCAACTCGAAACCTTGAAGTCCACTAAGACCGAAATAGAGCGCCAAATCTCAGCCCTCGAAGCTCAGCTCCAAGAGATTAACCTGCAGCATCCAAACGCCACCGTTCCAAATGGTTCTTGTCCTCCTGTAATCCCGTCAGTTGATTCGGGTTACGGTCACGATTTGTCACCTCAGATGATTTACCGCTACAGTCGCCACCTCTTGCTCCCTGCCTTCGGAGTCCAAG GGCAATCAAAGTTGTTAAAGTCGTCGGTTTTGGTGGTCGGAGCCGGAGGGTTGGGCTCGCCTGCTCTGCTATATCTTGCAGCTTGTGGTGTTG GCCGCTTGGGGATTGTTGATCATGATGTGGTTGAGCTCAATAATATGCACAGGCAG ATTATCCACACTGAAGGTTTTATTGGTCAGCCAAAAGTGAGATCTGCTGCTACTGCTTGTCGTTC GATTAACTCCACTATTCAGGTTGTGGAATACCAAGAACCTTTACGTACATCCAATGCTTTAGAAATCTTGAGCAA ATATGATATAATAGTAGATGCAACAGACAATGCTCCTAGCCGTTACATGATTAGCGATTGTTGTGTGGTGTTAGGGAAG CCTCTTGTATCTGGTGCTGCCGTGGGATTGGAAGGGCAG CTCACAGTTTTCAATTACAATGACGGCCCATGCTATCGTTGCCTATTTCCAACTCCACCGCCTGCAACAGCATGTCAAAGATGTTCTGACAGTGGCGTCCTAGGCGTAG TTCCCGGTGTTATCGGCTGTCTCCAAGCCCTAGAAGCTATTAAGATTGCAAGTGAAATTGGTGAAGCACTCTCAGAAAGGATGCTTTTATTTGATGCATTGTCAGGACGGATAAGAATT GTTAAGATTCGGGGAAGGTCATTGCAATGCGTAGCTTGTGGTGAAAATGCACCATTCTCTAAGCAGCAGTTTCAGGAATTTGATTATGAGAAGTTCACTCAGTCTCCACTGACTCCG TTACCTTTGAAGTTAAAGCTACTTCAGGCAGACTCCAGAATAAATACTAAAGAGTACAAGGAGAAACTTGTGAGCGGGGAAGCACATGTGTTGATCGATGTTCGTCCGGAACATCACTTCAAAATTGTTTCTCTGCCCAATTCCTTAAACATCCCGCTCccgagtttggagtctcggttgcCTGAAATCTCTTCAGCCctaaaggaaaaggaagagcaTCAAGGTACTGACTCTGGTTCAGGTGGGCGATTATATGTAATATGCAGAAGGGGTAATGATTCTCAGAGGGCTGTTCAGTTTCTCCACAAGATGGGTTTCACGTCGGCCAGAGACATCATTGGGGGACTGGAAGGTTGGGCCCATGATGTGGATCCAAACGTCCCTACATATTAG
- the LOC117626773 gene encoding aspartate carbamoyltransferase 1, chloroplastic: MAASSSLFSTSFQGVMSFQNTNLCYKEFNCRYSNFIRKQSSHSNSKYLTHSPLFPNERSSEFGQNDKFSQKNGFLCRTLKIENLPSFSVGNKFQLTDVIESQQFDRDLLSAIFEVARDMEKIEKNSPGSQILKGYLMATLFYEPSTRTRLSFESAMRRLGGEVLTTENAREFSSAAKGETLEDTIRTVEGYSDIIVMRHFESGAAKRAAATAGIPVINAGDGPGQHPTQALLDVYTIEREIGKLDGIKVALVGDLANGRTVRSLAYLLARYKDVKIYFVSPDVVKMKDDIKDYLTSRKIEWEESSDLMEVASKCDVVYQTRIQRERFGERIDLYEEARGKYIVDSHVLEVMQKHAVVMHPLPRLDEITVDVDGDPRAAYFRQAKNGLYIRMALLKLLLVGW; encoded by the exons ATGGCAGCTTCATCATCACTATTTTCAACTTCATTCCAAGGGGTCATGTCGtttcaaaatacaaatttgTGCTACAAAGAGTTCAATTGCAGATATTCAAACTTTATCCGTAAACAATCCAGTCACTCCAACTCAAAGTACCTGACACATTCACCGTTGTTTCCCAATGAGAGATCATCAGAATTTGGACAAAATGATAAATTCTCACAAAAGAATGGGTTTTTGTGCCGGACATTGAAGATTGAAAATTTACCTTCCTTTTCAGTGGGGAACAAATTTCAACTTACTGATGTGATTGAATCTCAACAATTTGATAGAGATCTTCTCAGTGCTATATTTGAGGTTGCACGAGATATGGAGAAGATTGAAAAGAATTCACCAGGAAGCCAAATTCTTAAGGGTTATCTTATGGCTACTCTCTTCTATGAACCCTCCACAAGAACTAGGCTTTCCTTTGAATCTGCAATGAGACGGTTAGGTGGGGAAGTCTTAACAACTGAAAATGCAAGGGAGTTCTCGTCAGCAGCTAAAGGAGAAACACTTGAAG ATACTATAAGAACTGTTGAGGGTTACTCTGATATTATTGTGATGCGGCACTTTGAGAGTGGTGCAGCCAAAAGGGCGGCAGCAACTGCTGGCATTCCTGTAATCAATGCAGGAGATGGTCCTGGACAACATCCAACTCAG GCTCTTTTAGATGTCTATACCATTGAAAGAGAGATAGGAAAATTGGATGGCATTAAAGTTGCACTTGTTGGAGATCTTGCTAATGGAAGGACAGTGCGCTCACTTGCATACTTGCTCGCCAGGTATAAGGATGTGAAGATTTACTTTGTCTCTCCTGATGTGGTGAAAATGAAG GATGATATAAAAGATTATTTGACGTCAAGGAAAATTGAATGGGAAGAAAGTAGTGACTTAATGGAAGTTGCTTCTAAGTGTGATGTTGTCTATCAAACTCGCATTCAACGTGAACGATTTGGAGAGAGAATTGACCTCTATGAAGAAGCTCGAGGGAAGTACATTGTGGATAGTCATGTGTTAGAGGTGATGCAGAAGCATGCTGTGGTCATGCATCCGCTGCCTAGACTTGACGAG ATTACTGTTGATGTTGATGGGGACCCGAGAGCTGCCTATTTCAGACAAGCAAAGAATGGCCTCTATATTAGGATGGCCCTCTTGAAACTCCTACTTGTAGGATGGTGA
- the LOC117625857 gene encoding F-box/kelch-repeat protein At3g23880-like, with the protein MDNIQDITQAIHELKFEAMAHSFPEEIIQNILIRLSVKSLIKCTSVCKAWRSMIINQSFIHAHLNPTVDFDNQNDIDLLLLHRISGSNSLNYYQNTVINKVKDEVHSVHHDNRAFDVYSKIEFPISAKKNYGNSHLRVVGTCDGLICLADDVPSYAYNFIIWNPAIKKSVTLPRPGITYQTHGGYDASIGFGFDASTNDYKVVRVVTLMDDDDETPTLAEVYSLATGTWTSLGCVSPACLIDKAASSAFVNGVLHWPVVCQTDVDFYYIILTFDLGKEVFSQIPMPKIIQLDVNLGLQLSVSDDKKSIALFMRPNNREDFYVDYGREDSVLDIWVMKEYGREESWTKLITLNPQGPETIFLSALCFRKSGELLLLLKEKERQELVSLDLVSEQFKLLGISGYKYCTGHFYKESLLLLDKSHAESY; encoded by the coding sequence ATGGATAACATACAAGATATCACACAGGCGATACacgaattgaaatttgaagcgATGGCACACTCTTTTCCTGAGGAAATCATACAAAATATCCTAATTAGGCTATCCGTTAAATCTCTGATCAAATGCACTTCAGTCTGCAAGGCATGGAGGTCCATGATCATAAACCAAAGCTTTATTCACGCACACCTCAACCCAACTGTGGACTTCGATAACCAGAATGACATTGACCTCCTCCTACTCCACAGAATTTCTGGTAGCAATAGCCTCAACTACTACCAAAACACGGTCATTAACAAGGTAAAAGACGAGGTTCACTCTGTGCATCATGATAACCGGGCGTTTGATGTGTACTCGAAGATCGAATTTCCAATTTCCGCAAAGAAAAACTATGGCAATTCACATCTTCGTGTGGTTGGCACTTGTGATGGGCTAATTTGCCTTGCGGATGATGTCCCGTCTTATGCTTACAACTTCATTATATGGAACCCAGCCATTAAAAAGTCAGTGACCCTTCCCAGGCCAGGTATTACCTATCAGACTCATGGTGGGTACGATGCTTCTATTGGGTTCGGTTTTGATGCTTCAACCAATGACTATAAGGTTGTGCGAGTTGTGACTTTAATGGATGACGATGATGAGACGCCAACTCTAGCTGAGGTTTATTCCCTAGCCACCGGCACATGGACGAGTCTTGGTTGTGTTTCTCCTGCATGTCTAATAGATAAAGCTGCATCCAGTGCTTTTGTTAATGGGGTTCTTCATTGGCCTGTAGTCTGTCAAACAGATGTTGATTTTTACTATATTATATTGACATTTGATCTGGGCAAGGAGGTGTTCAGTCAGATACCTATGCCGAAGATTATTCAATTGGATGTCAATTTGGGATTGCAATTGTCTGTTTCAGATGACAAAAAATCTATTGCTTTGTTCATGAGGCCCAACAATCGTGAAGATTTCTATGTGGATTATGGGCGTGAAGATTCTGTTCTTGATATATGGGTGATGAAAGAGTATGGCAGAGAGGAATCATGGACCAAATTGATTACTCTCAATCCACAAGGTCCAGAAACAATTTTCCTCAGCGCCTTATGTTTTAGGAAGAGTGGGGAACTACTGTTACTgctcaaagaaaaagagaggcaGGAACTAGTATCACTAGACCTTGTGAGCGAACAGTTTAAACTTCTTGGGATTTCTGGATATAAATATTGTACTGGTCATTTTTATAAAGAGAGCCTCCTCTTACTCGACAAGAGCCATGCAGAGTCTTACTAA
- the LOC117626708 gene encoding uncharacterized protein LOC117626708, with the protein MKWLIHTVPCLCSRRHVYANISALSFLLLFFIIHMPWKLPSFVCVLMQSESWCSAMRGHLFPLHTFSSRSSSLLRSLTACHNQRYHSSQVSKGEHSSHMNMEERAPSTAEEFKRVAEEKLKKTEQGVASQTADKTCDVTEETTLGDSSVDSVKNRYKQHEPGAADYRRRSHDD; encoded by the exons ATGAAATGGCTTATCCACACAGTACCATGTTTGTGTAGCAGGAGACACGTGTACGCCAACATCTCAGCATTGTCATTTCTTCTGCTCTTCTTCATAATCCATATGCCTTGGAAACTTCCTTCATTTGTCTGTGTCTTAATGCAATCTGAGAGCTGGTGTTCGGCCATGAGAGGCCATCTTTTTCCTCTGCACACCTTCTCATCAAGGTCGTCCTCACTTTTGAGGTCCTTAACAGCATGCCACAACCAG AGGTACCATAGCAGTCAAGTTAGCAAGGGAGAGCACAGCAGCCACATGAATATGGAAGAGAGAGCACCTTCAACAGCTGAGGAGTTCAAAAGAGTTGCTGAGGAGAAGCTGAAGAAGACAGAGCAAGGTGTAGCCAGTCAAACTGCTGACAAGACATGTGATGTGACAGAGGAGACTACCTTGGGTGACTCTAGCGTTGACTCTGTCAAGAACAGGTACAAGCAACATGAACCTGGTGCTGCTGATTACAGAAGGAGGTCACATGATGACTGA